The following are encoded together in the Sparus aurata chromosome 1, fSpaAur1.1, whole genome shotgun sequence genome:
- the LOC115581773 gene encoding adhesion G protein-coupled receptor L1 isoform X3, producing MAVSLWFLGVCVLSLAHIAPSGQAMSRAAMPFGLLRRELACEGYPIELRCPGSDVVMVETANYGRTDDKICDADPFQMENTQCYLPDALKIMAQRCNNRTQCVVVAGVDVFPDPCPGTYKYLEIQYECVPYKVDQKVFVCPGSLLSIQPASSLLEAEHQSGAWCKDPLQAGDRLYVMPWTPYRTEVLYEYASWDDYRQNRVTTTYKLPSRVDGTGFVVYDGAVFYNKERTRNLVKYDLRTRIKSGEAVVVNANYHDTSPYRWGGKSDIDLAVDENGLWVIYSTEANNGRIVVSQVNPYTLRFEGTWATGFDKRGASNAFMACGVLYAVRSVFQDDEGQAEGRVGSDMVVYAYDTSRGQELPVQIPFPNPYQYISSIDYNPRDNQLYVWNNYYVLRYPLQFTPPPPTKGPLSSLMTTVRSYTATVALTPVRPSASHPIGVINRGPFDQRPITAMVPLTPRPPLRVPLAPGSPGQVGGCEGRVARGVQWPPTLKGETVERPCPKGSLGIASYQCMQSPVGWSSRGPDLSNCTSPWVSQIAQKIKSGENAANIAGELVNLTRGRIYAGDVSMSVRLIEQLLDILDSQLQALRPANKESAARNYNKLQKRERTCRAYVQAVVQTVDNLLGPEALVSWADMSSADQSRSASLLLDAVEKGAFLLANNLYEGRFSDRAPNVDLEVYVLNTEADIQDLRFPHSYDSDSILQISALALQQYSNNGQVKLVLTLYKNLGSFLTTQNSTLRLGLGLGQGSDARRRSLVVNSHVISASVHRGSNRVYLSEPVIFTLRHLQLENHFGPNCSFWNASGVSGSGRWSTQGCRLLHTNNTHTTCACNHLSSYAVLMTYQQPAFGAGVEELLVYVVSWVGISVALVCLATCLTTLCCQGAPWHTDHSTIHCNLWANLLITELLFLVGANKTQYTVVCSIIAGLLHFSLLSVFCWLCLEAVELYLLQREVFEGRNSRRKYFYLCGYSIPGLVVAVSAAIDFRGYGSKAACWLRTDNYFISSFLGPVAVVITLNLVILVMTLHKMHSTAALKPDSSRHDSLRAWAVGSLTLLFLQSVTWSSGLMFLSAPSLLLAYLFSSLNTAQALLITILHCTLARKGQKDYGRCLRLSQCCVTSSSSSPDSVKGAALRSNSRYTSSQSRRATANRQSRIRRMWNDTVRRQTESSFIAADVNNTPTLNRAALGNHFLTNPVLQTHAGASPYDTMLAQGYNQPFTSTGTFRNKQKGGVSQSQESCGLDSVCLNGGYTPNTFTLHGLGTTPGSRAGVVGSTDLLREGGVGMGGDDISPALLTPHGATDLGGGAGMRRNLSDAAALEKMIISELVQSNLRPSVPMPVPPERYGSLARPHHHDRAALTHTATLTRHAQPTQEGWAATMQPNTRPNAQEGWPHTRHHTQDAETHSAARGQDQATTPRLQDGWSHTRVSGESESRELLKDGDRVMQGTLGRRGLQDRQQARPPDVQARPYSTLSRTPGTLSRHRNTVESSGGTDRDRERDRERERDRYRDRPLPPPPPPPPQESEPLYKALEEPLLMKQREAGVETWRGGQDREKDETFLLKREGVIDEWRGGTERVRDESFTSQKRDGEIDEWRGGIERGREDTHLLEKRGGRMEVWRGGADTEQEETFITQKKDFAIEGWRSGLEREKDESLFLKDRDGWRAGIDRENDKQKDRVLDVWRGGMDVDREEPFLFDSKDGGLDARKRGSLRYRAEREDSDSFALPLTPDLDLDPDSSPIYARDSNPSPLYPGDRHSPPLSIFPRSSPPTNIFAPRDTNSPPNNLYSRHSPQVYSRSSSPPRFYTRTSPPTLSYPDSSPEGPEEVSPTGQPQRPALELPYSLGRPPLGPRPNHLQTFYQPPPLASNGEAVYTAEPASEGEDGQMQRVTSL from the exons ATGGCTGTGTCACTGTGGTTCCTGGGggtgtgtgtgctctctctGGCTCACATCGCCCCCTCCGGCCAAG CTATGTCCCGGGCCGCTATGCCGTTTGGTCTGCTGCGCAGGGAACTGGCGTGCGAGGGTTACCCCATAGAGCTACGCTGCCCAGGTAGTGATGTGGTTATGGTGGAGACGGCCAACTATGGACGCACCGATGACAAGATCTGTGACGCAGACCCCTTCCAAATGGAGAACACACAGTGTTACCTCCCTGATGCACTAAAGATTATGGCCCAGAG GTGTAACAACAGGACTCAGTGTGTGGTGGTCGCTGGGGTCGACGTCTTCCCAGACCCCTGTCCGGGAACATACAAGTACCTGGAGATCCAGTACGAGTGCGTCCCTTACA AAGTGGACCAAAAAG TTTTCGTGTGTCCCGGCTCGCTGCTCAGCATCCAGCCGGCGTCCTCTCTCCTGGAGGCGGAGCATCAGTCAGGGGCGTGGTGTAAGGACCCACTGCAGGCTGGTGACAGGCTGTACGTCATGCCATGGACGCCATATAGGACAGAGGTGCTGTACGAGTACGCCTCGTGGGACGACTACCGACAGAACAGAGTCACCACCACATATAA GTTGCCGAGCCGCGTGGACGGTACAGGTTTTGTGGTGTACGACGGCGCCGTGTTTTACAACAAGGAACGAACGCGCAACCTGGTCAAGTACGACCTGCGGACACGCATCAAGAGCGGCGAAGCAGTGGTGGTCAATGCTAACTACCACGACACCTCTCCGTACCGCTGGGGAGGAAAGTCAGACATCGATCTGGCGGTGGACGAGAACGGCCTTTGGGTGATCTACTCTACTGAAGCCAATAATGGACGCATCGTGGTCAGCCAG gTGAATCCGTACACCCTGCGCTTCGAGGGTACGTGGGCTACCGGCTTTGACAAGCGCGGGGCGAGCAACGCCTTCATGGCCTGCGGCGTGCTCTACGCTGTGCGCTCCGTCTTCCAGGATGATGAGGGGCAGGCAGAGGGCCGAGTTGGCAGCGACATGGTGGTTTATGCCTACGACACCAGCCGTGGACAGGAGCTTCCCGTTCAAATACCATTCCCCAACCCTTACCAGTACATCTCCTCCATAGACTACAACCCCAGAGACAACCAGCTGTATGTGTGGAATAACTACTACGTGCTGAGATACCCGCTACAGTTTACGCCACCACCACCCACTAAAG gtcccctctcctctctgatgaCGACCGTACGCTCCTACACGGCCACCGTCGCGCTGACCCCAGTGCGACCATCGGCCTCTCACCCAATAGGCGTCATCAACCGAGGACCCTTTGATCAGCGGCCGATCACAGCCATGGTCCCTCTGACCCCGCGTCCACCTCTGCGTGTTCCCTTGGCTCCAGGGAGCCCCGGTCAGGTGGGCGGATGTGAGGGCCGGGTGGCACGAGGGGTGCAGTGGCCACCCACGCTGAAGGGAGAGACAGTGGAGAGGCCCTGCCCCAAAGGGTCACTGG gtaTAGCCTCCTATCAGTGCATGCAGTCTCCAGTGGGTTGGAGCTCCAGAGGGCCTGACCTTTCCAACTGCACCTCTCCCTGGGTCAGCCAAATTGCACAGAAG ATCAAGAGCGGAGAGAACGCAGCCAACATCGCCGGGGAGCTGGTCAACCTGACGCGTGGGCGGATCTATGCCGGTGATGTCAGCATGTCCGTCAGGCTAATTGAACAGCTATTGGACATCCTGGACTCCCAGCTCCAGGCCTTGAGACCAGCCAATAAAGAGTCAGCGGCACGCAATTACAACAAG CTGCAGAAGAGGGAGCGCACATGCAGAGCTTATGTTCAG GCGGTCGTTCAGACAGTTGATAACCTGTTGGGCCCTGAGGCTCTTGTGTCCTGGGCGGATATGAGCAGTGCAGACCAGTCCCGCTCAGCATCCCTACTGTTAGACGCAGTAGAAAAAGGGGCATTTCTATTGGCTAACAATCTCTATGAAGGTCGTTTTAGTGACAGGGCGCCAAATGTCG ATCTGGAGGTATATGTGCTCAACACAGAGGCAGACATACAGGACCTGAGGTTCCCTCACTCCTACGACAGCGACAGCATCTTACAGATATCAGCACTGGCCCTGCAGCAGTACAGCAACAATG GCCAGGTAAAGCTGGTCCTCACTCTCTATAAGAACCTGGGCTCCTTCCTCACCACCCAGAACTCCACTCTGCGGCTCGGTCTGGGGCTGGGCCAGGGGTCCGATGCCAGGCGTAGGAGCCTGGTGGTGAACTCCCATGTCATCTCTGCGTCTGTGCACAGAGGATCCAACAGAGTTTACCTTTCCGAGCCGGTTATCTTCACTCTAAGACACCTGCAG CTGGAGAACCACTTTGGCCCCAACTGCTCTTTCTGGAACGCATCAGGGGTTTCTGGGAGCGGCAGGTGGTCCACACAGGGCTGCCGCCTGCTACacaccaacaacacacacacaacatgcgCCTGCAACCACCTGTCCAGCTATGCTGTGCTCATGACGTATCAGCAACCGGCT TTCGGGGCCGGTGTCGAGGAGCTTCTCGTCTATGTGGTTTCCTGGGTCGGAATCTCTGTAGCACTGGTGTGTCTGGCCACCTGCCTTACCACCCTGTGCTGCCAGGGGGCGCCCTGGCACACAGACCACAGCACCATCCACTGCAACCTGTGGGCCAACCTGCTCATCACTGAACTGCTCTTCCTCGTCGGTGCCAACAAGACTCAATACACA GTTGTGTGCTCCATCATTGCTGGCCTGCTGCACTTCTCACTGCTCTCAGTGTTTTGCTGGTTGTGCCTGGAGGCGGTGGAGCTGTACCTGCTGCAGCGTGAGGTGTTTGAAGGACGTAACTCCAGGAGGAAGTATTTCTACCTGTGTGGCTACTCTATCCCTGGGCTGGTGGTGGCCGTGTCCGCAGCCATAGACTTCAGAGGCTATGGCTCAAAAGCTGC gtgctgGCTGCGAACAGATAATTACTTCATTTCGAGTTTCCTTGGGCCAGTTGCTGTCGTCATTACG TTGAACCTGGTTATCTTGGTGATGACCTTACATAAGATGCACAGCACTGCTGCTTTGAAGCCCGACTCCAGTCGCCATGACAGCCTGAG AGCGTGGGCGGTGGGCTCCCTGACGCTGCTCTTCCTGCAGAGCGTCACCTGGTCCTCGGGCCTGATGTTCCTCTCcgctccgtctctcctcctgGCTtacctcttctcctccctcaaCACGGCCCAGGCCCTCCTCATCACCATACTGCACTGCACCCTTGCCAGGAag GGTCAGAAGGACTACGGCAGATGCCTGCGTCTCTCGCAGTGCTGCGTCACTTCTTCTTCAAGCTCTCCGGACTCGGTGAAGGGTGCTGCCCTGCGCTCCAACAGCCGTTACACCAGCAGCCAGAGTCGGCGAGCTACAGCTAACAGACAG AGTCGTATCAGGAGGATGTGGAATGACACTGTTCGCAGACAGACTGAATCGTCTTTCATAGCTGCGGACGTGAACAACACCCCGACTCTTAACAGAG CTGCTTTGGGGAACCATTTCCTCACTAATCCAGTTTTGCAGACTCATGCTGGAGCCTCTCCTTATGACACAATGCTGGCCCAGGGATACAATCAACCCTTCACCTCCACAG GAACCTTCAGAAACAAGCAGA AGGGTGGTGTGTCCCAGAGCCAGGAGTCCTGTGGACTGGACAGTGTGTGTCTCAATGGAGGCTACACCCCCAACACCTTCACCCTGCACGGTCTTGGAACCACACCGGGCTCCAGAGCTGGAGTGGTGGGCAGCACCGACCTtctgagggagggaggagttGGGATGGGAGGGGATGACATCTCCCCGGCACTCCTCACCCCCCACGGGGCCACGGATCTGGGCGGCGGTGCTGGTATGCGTCGTAACCTGTCTGATGCTGCAGCGCTGGAGAAGATGATCATCTCTGAGCTGGTGCAGAGCAACCTGAGGCCCTCAGTCCCCATGCCAGTTCCTCCTGAACGCTACGGAAGCCTGGCGAGGCCTCACCACCACGACAGGGCAGCTCTCACCCACACTGCCACTTTAACCCGACACGCACAGCCAACCCAAGAGGGCTGGGCTGCCACCATGCAGCCGAACACACGCCCAAACGCACAAGAGGGCTGGCCGCATACAAGACATCACACGCAAGACGCTGAGACACATTCCGCAGCACGTGGACAGGACCAGGCCACGACGCCGCGCTTACAAGATGGCTGGTCACACACGCGTGTTTCTGGAGAGTCTGAGTCCCGTGAGCTCCTTAAAGACGGGGACAGGGTGATGCAAGGCACTCTGGGTCGCCGTGGGCTCCAAGACAGGCAGCAAGCGCGTCCTCCTGATGTTCAGGCAAGGCCCTACTCCACCCTCAGCCGCACCCCTGGCACTCTGTCCCGCCACCGTAACACAGTGGAGTCGAGCGGAGGGacggacagagacagagagagggacaggGAGCGAGAAAGGGATCGGTACCGAGACAGGCCcctcccgcctcctcctccccctcccccacagGAGTCAGAGCCCCTGTACAAGGCCCTGGAGGAGCCGCTGCTGATGAAACAGAGGGAGGCAGGCGTAGAGACATGGAGGGGCGgccaggacagagagaaggacgaGACGTTTCTCTTGAAAAGAGAGGGGGTGATAGACGAGTGGAGGGGAGGAACCGAGAGAGTGAGGGACGAGTCTTTTACCTCTcagaagagagatggagagattgACGAATGGAGGGGTGgaatagagagagggagggaggacacTCATCTgctggagaagagaggaggacggATGGAGGTGTGGCGGGGAggcgcagacacagagcaggaagaGACTTTTATAACGCAGAAGAAAGATTTTGCGATTGAAGGGTGGAGAAGCgggctggagagagagaaggacgaatccttgtttttaaaggacagagatggatggagggcAGGGATCGACCGAGAGAACGACAAACAGAAGGACAGAGTGCTGGATGTGTGGAGAGGAGGGATGGATGTAGACAGGGAGGAGCCTTTCCTCTTTGACAGCAAAGATGGAGGTCTTGATGCGAGGAAAAGAGGATCTCTTCGTTACCGCGCCGAACGTGAGGATTCTGACAGCTTTGCTCTGCCTTTGACCCCTGACCTTGACCTCGACCCTGACTCCTCACCTATCTATGCCCGAGATTCAAACCCCTCCCCGCTCTACCCCGGAGACCGCCACTCGCCGCCACTCAGCATCTTCCCCCGGAGCTCTCCCCCGACGAATATATTCGCTCCTCGAGACACCAACTCGCCTCCAAACAATCTCTACTCCCGCCACTCCCCCCAGGTGTACAGCCGAAGCAGCTCCCCTCCTCGCTTCTACACCCGCACCTCCCCTCCGACCCTCTCGTACCCTGACAGCAGCCCTGAAGGTCCAGAAGAGGTCAGCCCCACCGGCCAGCCCCAACGACCCGCTCTGGAACTTCCCTACAGCCTGGGGCGACCCCCGCTGGGTCCTCGGCCCAATCACCTGCAGACCTTCTATCAGCCGCCACCGCTGGCATCCAATGGAGAGGCAGTGTACACAGCAGAGCCCGCCTCTGAGGGAGAGGACGGACAGATGCAGCGGGTGACGAGCCTGTGA